The Chelmon rostratus isolate fCheRos1 chromosome 9, fCheRos1.pri, whole genome shotgun sequence sequence GTCGTCACAGCGCGTCCGGTATAAATACAGCTGCGTTCATCCCCCACCACCATCTTGAGATTTGCGTATTGTTGAGTTGCAGAGCCTCAGCTCACcgtttttcaaaaaaaaaaatgtccgACCAGCTTTGTAAACTTTTCGTCGGTGGACTAAACGTGGACACCGACGACGATGGCCTGCGTAAGCATTTCGAGCAGTACGGCACGCTCACCGACTGCGTTGTCGTCGTGAATAAGCAGCTGCAGCGGTCCCGCTGTTTCGGCTTTGTAACCTACTCCTCAACAGAAGAGGCCGACGCAGCAATGGCGGCCAGGCCGCACACCGTCGACGGCAACGCGGTCGAGGTGAAGCGGGCCGTGGCGAGAGAAGACGCAAACAAGCCAGAGGCGCTCgctaaagtgaagaaaatattCGTCGGCGGTCTGAAAGACGACATCGAAGAGGAACATCTGACCGAATACTTCTCACAGTACGGTCAAATCGAGAAGTCCGAAGTCATCTCGGAGAAGGAGACCGGAAAGAAAAGGGGATTCGGCTTTGTTTACTTCAACGATCATGACGCAGCCGACAAGGCGGTTGTGGTGAAGTTCCACACCGTCAACGGACACAAAGTTGAGGTGAAGAAGGCCCTGACCAAGCAGGAGATGCAGGCGGCCAGCAGAACCGGTATGGCGCCGAGGGGCAGACCGGGTAGAGGCATGAGGGGAAATCAAAATGGCTACGGCAGCAGAGACTACGGCGGAAACTACAACTACGGAAATGGCGGAGGCTACAACTGTGGCGGCTACGGAGGGTATGGCGGACCGTATGGGGGTGGCTACGGAGACCAGGGAAGTGGCTATGGAGGTGGAAACGGCTACAACGAGTTTGGCAGCGGCTACGGCCAGCATTCTTCTGGTTATGGTCCCATGAAAGGACCACCCTTCCAAAGGAGCGCTGCGCCCTACACCAGAGGCGGCGGTGGTGGCGGCGGCTACCCGAGGGGGGGCTACGGTGGCGGCTACTAAAATGAGACTGCGCAATGGAAATCGACCACCCTACCCCCTGCCATAGATTACCTCCAGCCGGGATTTGGACGCTCAACTCATTCGGTAACGGGCCGTCTGCCGTGAAATCCAACAACGGCAGAGATACGGACAGAGATCCCCCCTAATCATAATGAAGACCTCAAAAACCCAAACAGGTAGGAAGGTCACTTCCCAGAAAACCTGATTATAACGAACAGCTGTTGTTGCCGTTCAACTAGGACACgtaaaaaaatgaagaataaaacacagtgaTCCCTTTTTATGTGCCCACACCGAGGGCGTGTAGttgtcagtatttttttatttgcgtTCCTCGCTTCAATTTCGATGTAGGATTGTTTTGCTGACAAGTACTGAATATCCTGATTATCCATTTCAGCCATCtagattttgttttctgaagtAAATTTAGTGTGATTTCAATGTATGAGGATGAGAAAGCATGTTCTGTGGTTTTCATAGCTGTCTGATAACATCAATTTGTATAATTATTTACTTGGGTCATTCAGCCAAGGCGAAACGTGATACTGCAGGATCCagtttccttgtttccttcccAACATTGTACTTAAACTCTCCTCACGCATAGTAATAGTTTCtaaatattgttcatttttcattacCTGTAGCAATATCTAATGTATATTGTATACTTTCATGTCTGGAGAACAAAACCTACTGTTAAACCACCTTGGTATGCTTATGtatgttcattttaaataaaacgtTATACCACTTAGCTTAgttattttacttatttaacCAGGCTTCCTCAAGTTCATCCACAGGTTTTATAAGTGACATCATCTTGTCGATCTTTAGTTACATGGCATCTTTCCCACAGTATATGCCCTTACACTCACAGGTGGGTGAAATGGTTACAGAATGGTTGTAGTCTACCCACAGCCAATGCATGTAGGCTTTGTAGGGTTTGACCTTGTTGTTAAATGATGTGGTTTTTAGACAATGctaatattacatatatttttttttacatatttgaaTACATATACTTATGTGGACATGGGGGCTCTGATATTTATCTTTGATTATTCCTACATTTAGGTGTTCTTACTCGTATTCCAGTAGGCTATCCCAGCCAAAATAGCCGTAGCAGTTTGTTTTAGGCTACATCAGGACCCTGTTGATTACCTGGGGTCGATTGTGATAGGAGTCTGAAATATCTCTTTAGGATATCCACATCCAGCAAACTAGGTATGTAAATCAACCTGTCTTCACTCTGTGTTGGTCAACCATGTATAAGATTTCTTCATGAGATGGTGCACAAGTGTGCCATTACTTAATCTTAAACAACTTAACTGACACTTTATTCATAGCTCAATGCGTCTTATATAGCTAATCTTAATAAAAACTATGGGGATTACTTAATTGGGTCTTTAAGTGGGTGGAAGGGGGCCCAAATTTTTGTTCcaccattaaaaatgaaataatggaaCAAGTAAATTGGTGTCTCATCCAGAAAACCTTGCTCTGTCCAGTttctcactctgtttctctcccaTCTCCTCCAGGTTGCTACGGTAACCTGGGTAACATCACCCTGAACATGATGGGGTGTGTGTCTTCACGCCAGCGGGGGGACCGGAGAGTGGTTGTGCCTTCTCCCCCTCAGGTGAAGTCAGTTTTCACAAAGGATTCCCCAGTGTGGTTTAAAAGCATTTGCAAGAGGTTTGATGTGAATTCGGTGGGTTATACAGGAGGGAGACTTTTGATAACACAGTGCCCCCGGTGCAATCACAAGTGCTCTTCTCCCAATGATTAGCACTGGAAGTCAGTGACCAAGGCATTATCCGCTTGTTACCCCTCATCACAAATCAGGGTGTGGACATGAGACATTTGCACacatattttgtgaaatattctACTTGCATCCTCTTGGGACCtcacatttatacatttattttcagacCAGTGGCTCAAGTGCTGATGACCTGGGAGAAAGAGGTTGCGCTTTGGGCACAGTGGATTTCAAAGTATAATAAATATTTGTGATTATAatgtttgtcctgtgtttttaatagcctacatgtttttttatatatgaaTTTTATGAACATAAGACTGAGTTTGGCCACaatatggttttatttttccaatttaGCAATATCTGAAAAACGGGTGGAGGTAAATATACCTGGGTGGGTAAATAAGTGTAAACCTATTAGGACCACTGTATGCTTCTATCGAGCATTTGTCTGCAGACTTTGAAGACAATGAACAGTGATGTAAAGTCATGCTTGTGCTAGTTCCTCAAAAGGTGCCTACCTAAACTGCGTTTCACCTCTTCAGGAGTTGCAGGGCCTGTGTGATATTTGGGTGGCAACGTTTTTGTTCACCACCAGTGGAGCTATTTTATCATTAACCTGGATGGAAAACGGAGCAAGCTTTCATCCTATTCAATTACGACATTATTGCAGTTTCGGGATCGATGTTTTAAACGTCTTTGCTGCCTGGTTCGCAACCCCTACAGATTGGCAATTGGGCAAAAGCTGCTAAATGAAGTTTGACTGATCCATTACAATACTAAACTCTTGTGTGGATCTGTTTTCAGAGATGATTTTTCCCCTTCATAACAATGTGCTTCAGCATTTTGAAGACAACATGAGGTGTCATAGAAGATCAACTAAGTAAACATGGGTTTGGTCATACAAGTTAATGCAATATGAAATTTACATTGAACAGGCTCTGGAGGCATGAATAAAGGCTGTccttgaccttttttttttttttcaaggttagaattcagtttaaaattcAGAAGCCAGTGGAAGCCCAGTAACCATGTGCTCGAGACAAATATTCAGGactatttaatgttttttttttttgtttaattgatttTACGTCTTAAAATCTGCTGACCAAAATGTTGATGGGCACCTCAAATAGAGTGCACCTGTTGTTGGTGAGGTCTGTGTGTTGTAAGTCAGTgtgggtttttattttattagtgAATTTAAAGTGCTGCCAATTGAGCAGCAACGATCAAAACTTTTCAATCATGCGTTcacatcagtttaaaaaaaaaagttacaggAAGTAACCGTGATGGGAGTGTGAATTTTACTTTTGTTCTCTTCACCTTTTTTAGGATCGACGATTTCTGGCCATCCTGTAGGAAAAGGAAACCTCTGTTATGTTGGCCGTGCTTTTTATGAATCTACAATAAATCTATATGTTTTTATACACCAAGAGAATTGTTATGTTACTTTTTTTACAATGCGGATAGTTGGTTTCATCTCTCCCCTGGTGGTTAAGAATAAGGTTGTGAACTGATGCTCACACTGATCATTTTCACGCCGTTGGACAGAAAGTTTGCAGAGGTGTTGAAGCCAAAGATCTGAACATTGATGAATGTATTCGTGTTTGATTCACCCAGGTCGGAGCCACCTAAAATCCTCTGATCTGAGcacattttcagttctttggACTTTTGTAGCGACTTcaaatctttacatttttggTGCTGGTATAGGTAACAGTCTTGGCTGGGATTTGATGTTGTAACTCATCAAGGATTTCC is a genomic window containing:
- the LOC121611467 gene encoding heterogeneous nuclear ribonucleoprotein A0-like; this encodes MSDQLCKLFVGGLNVDTDDDGLRKHFEQYGTLTDCVVVVNKQLQRSRCFGFVTYSSTEEADAAMAARPHTVDGNAVEVKRAVAREDANKPEALAKVKKIFVGGLKDDIEEEHLTEYFSQYGQIEKSEVISEKETGKKRGFGFVYFNDHDAADKAVVVKFHTVNGHKVEVKKALTKQEMQAASRTGMAPRGRPGRGMRGNQNGYGSRDYGGNYNYGNGGGYNCGGYGGYGGPYGGGYGDQGSGYGGGNGYNEFGSGYGQHSSGYGPMKGPPFQRSAAPYTRGGGGGGGYPRGGYGGGY